The following coding sequences are from one Natrarchaeobaculum sulfurireducens window:
- the otsB gene encoding trehalose-phosphatase has translation MNTSQTDPLPRPLEDDHPALKSTLEGGSHLLACLDFDGTLAPIVENPDEATPLTKAEQALEGLAADPAVTTAIVSGRALADVRGRIDTPSIYAGNHGLELARNGSLAVHPIARKRADRLDTVCAVLETVLEPVPNVRIENKRLTGTVHLRSVPAASRPVVRRTTREIVEWIAGDDLELSSGKCILEIGPSIQWGKGDAVELIAADLPRDTIPVYVGDDVTDESAFRAVEPEGIGVRVGTDRSTDASVQVRSPEDVTAFLRWLGSDGVDHLE, from the coding sequence ATGAACACGAGCCAGACCGATCCGTTGCCCCGTCCGCTCGAGGACGACCATCCAGCGCTCAAATCGACGCTCGAGGGGGGTTCACACCTGCTCGCGTGTCTCGACTTCGACGGGACGCTCGCACCGATCGTCGAGAACCCGGACGAGGCGACGCCACTCACGAAGGCGGAACAGGCCCTCGAGGGACTCGCCGCCGACCCCGCAGTGACGACAGCCATCGTCAGCGGCCGTGCGTTGGCCGACGTTCGTGGTCGGATCGACACGCCGAGCATCTACGCCGGTAACCACGGCCTCGAACTCGCCCGAAACGGCTCGCTGGCGGTTCACCCGATCGCCAGGAAACGAGCCGACCGTCTCGACACCGTCTGTGCAGTCCTCGAGACGGTCCTCGAGCCCGTCCCGAACGTTCGTATCGAGAACAAACGGCTCACGGGGACGGTTCATCTCAGGTCCGTCCCCGCGGCGAGTCGACCGGTCGTCCGTCGGACCACACGCGAGATCGTCGAGTGGATCGCCGGCGACGACCTCGAGCTGTCGTCCGGCAAGTGCATCCTCGAGATCGGGCCGTCGATTCAGTGGGGAAAGGGTGACGCCGTCGAGTTGATCGCCGCTGACCTTCCACGGGACACCATCCCCGTTTACGTGGGCGACGACGTCACCGACGAGTCCGCGTTTCGTGCGGTCGAACCCGAAGGAATCGGCGTTCGAGTCGGAACCGACCGCTCGACCGATGCGTCCGTGCAGGTTCGGTCCCCGGAGGACGTGACGGCGTTCCTGCGATGGCTTGGCTCGGATGGCGTCGACCACCTCGAGTGA
- a CDS encoding alpha,alpha-trehalose-phosphate synthase (UDP-forming) — protein MRTPEERLSPTDSSTYQLRADGCGRATEDSTDSATSCPGSLIVVSNRQPYRHEYASDRADTTWAGDDKTMTDGTGSTTDGKETAIDEDGVMAGRQRSLTVDEPTGGLTAGLDPVVQEANGTWIAWGDGEADFEAVDDDNCVAVPPGDESYTLRRIDLSEEAVDAYYYGFSNRVLWPLCHEFPTLVEHRSNDYEWYRTVNELFADAVVEHATDESIVWIQDYHFALAPRIVQESTPASVTVAQFWHVPWPTPETFRQCPAGDRLLEGLCGNDLLAFHVDRYVAQFLECVDRYLPDAAVDHVSRTVDYAGSTTRVVSTPMGIDAEAYDRDARTADPTAESVRSELGVGPETVVGLGVDRLDYSKGIPERLAAVERFFERNPGWRGEFTFVQKTSPSRTDIPAYERYGELVRSEVERINSRFETDDWQPIVYTEAYLDRDRLCRLYRRADVMVVSPLLDGMNLVAQEYVASQVDGEGVLVLSDRTGVHELLGPHALTIDPSDVDGIADQLERAVSMPRHERQRRINTLRSRVFDADLEQWMATQFDWIRRVHADERGASTDHDSDSDPRERPSPV, from the coding sequence ATGCGAACTCCCGAGGAGCGACTGTCGCCGACAGACTCGAGTACGTACCAGTTACGAGCCGACGGGTGCGGCCGAGCAACCGAGGATTCGACCGACAGCGCCACCAGCTGTCCTGGCTCGTTGATCGTCGTCTCGAACCGGCAACCGTACCGCCACGAGTACGCAAGCGACCGCGCGGACACGACGTGGGCAGGTGACGATAAGACGATGACTGACGGCACTGGATCGACGACCGACGGCAAGGAGACGGCGATCGACGAGGATGGGGTGATGGCGGGCCGACAGCGGTCTCTGACGGTCGACGAACCGACCGGTGGGCTGACCGCCGGTCTCGACCCGGTCGTCCAGGAAGCGAACGGAACCTGGATCGCCTGGGGTGACGGCGAGGCCGACTTCGAGGCGGTCGATGACGACAACTGCGTCGCCGTCCCACCCGGTGACGAGTCGTACACCCTCCGCCGGATCGACCTCTCCGAGGAGGCCGTCGACGCTTACTACTACGGATTCAGCAACCGCGTCCTCTGGCCGCTCTGTCACGAGTTTCCGACCCTCGTCGAGCACCGTTCGAACGACTACGAGTGGTACCGAACGGTCAACGAACTGTTCGCCGACGCGGTCGTCGAGCACGCAACGGACGAGTCGATCGTCTGGATCCAGGACTACCACTTCGCGCTCGCTCCACGGATAGTCCAGGAGTCGACGCCAGCGTCGGTGACCGTGGCCCAGTTCTGGCACGTCCCGTGGCCGACGCCGGAAACGTTCAGGCAGTGTCCAGCCGGCGATCGACTGCTCGAGGGGCTGTGTGGAAACGACCTGCTCGCCTTCCACGTCGATCGGTACGTCGCACAGTTCCTCGAGTGTGTCGATCGGTACCTCCCGGACGCGGCGGTCGATCACGTCAGTCGGACCGTCGACTACGCGGGTTCGACGACGCGCGTCGTCTCGACGCCGATGGGAATCGATGCCGAGGCCTACGATCGAGACGCACGGACAGCGGACCCGACCGCGGAGTCGGTCCGTTCCGAACTGGGCGTCGGCCCCGAAACCGTCGTCGGACTCGGGGTCGACCGGCTCGATTACTCGAAGGGAATCCCGGAGCGACTGGCCGCCGTCGAACGCTTCTTCGAACGGAACCCGGGCTGGCGTGGCGAGTTCACCTTCGTCCAGAAGACGTCGCCGTCGCGGACCGACATTCCCGCCTACGAACGGTACGGCGAACTCGTCCGAAGCGAAGTCGAACGCATCAACAGCCGGTTCGAGACGGACGACTGGCAACCGATCGTTTACACTGAAGCCTACCTCGATCGCGACCGGCTCTGTCGGCTCTATCGCCGTGCGGACGTGATGGTCGTGAGCCCGCTGCTTGACGGGATGAACCTGGTCGCCCAGGAGTACGTCGCCTCACAGGTCGACGGCGAGGGCGTCTTGGTCCTGAGCGATCGAACGGGCGTCCACGAACTGCTCGGGCCACACGCGTTGACGATCGACCCGAGCGACGTCGACGGGATCGCCGATCAGCTCGAGCGAGCCGTATCGATGCCCCGACACGAACGCCAGCGACGGATCAACACCCTTCGAAGCCGCGTCTTCGACGCCGACCTCGAGCAGTGGATGGCGACGCAGTTCGACTGGATTCGACGCGTCCACGCCGACGAACGTGGGGCCTCGACCGACCACGATTCCGACAGCGATCCACGCGAACGACCGTCACCGGTATGA
- a CDS encoding universal stress protein yields the protein MYQNLLLGTDNSDGARRATDHAIALADRLGATLHIVSVAEEGPFSAEKRDEMRTDLEGEAADAIEEAARAAREADLEVTTTVLEGVAQEEIVAFATENPVDMIVIGTSGRSGLDHLVLGSVAEEVVRNAPIPVVTVRVEA from the coding sequence ATGTATCAGAACCTCCTGCTCGGGACTGACAATAGCGACGGTGCGCGACGGGCCACCGACCACGCGATCGCACTCGCCGACCGACTCGGCGCGACCCTGCACATCGTCTCGGTCGCCGAAGAGGGGCCGTTCAGCGCCGAAAAACGCGATGAGATGCGCACAGATCTCGAGGGTGAAGCGGCCGATGCGATCGAAGAGGCAGCACGCGCCGCACGTGAGGCCGACCTCGAGGTTACCACGACGGTGCTCGAGGGGGTCGCCCAGGAGGAGATCGTCGCGTTCGCGACGGAGAACCCGGTCGACATGATCGTGATCGGGACGAGCGGCCGGAGCGGACTCGATCACCTCGTCCTCGGCAGCGTCGCCGAAGAGGTGGTTCGAAACGCCCCTATTCCGGTCGTCACGGTTCGAGTTGAAGCCTAA